A genomic stretch from Sulfobacillus thermosulfidooxidans includes:
- the ylbJ gene encoding sporulation integral membrane protein YlbJ, with protein sequence MEEREPNRVAVVITGFTMLLLTIALIVFSEHGYHATVSALKLFFEVVFPSLLPFFILSDVLLSTGMVHYLGVYFEPLMRPLFNVPGVGSFVFSMGLAAGYPMDAVLTAKFRRQELCTKIEGERLLAFSNSADPLFLFGAVAVGLFGQPDLGAVLALAHYSSVIMVGLTYRFYGRRHDKPISDEGIVLRGIHKRALDAMMRGRKEDGRPYGQVINEAISESMGTLFMIMSFMVLFAVLLRVLTQSGLMVILTTPFQALFHLLGLSPNLVPAAVQGFFEIDLGSAAAVHASAPLLQQLILVSAIVAWSGLSVHGQVASVLADTDISMKPYFLARFLHAVYAGIMTMVFFKPVEATLGQFTLPAFADRDFLIMAPTAPTMLDAFHVTMLVMVVTLMSLALGVVMVSLLRFVRLRWLMRFR encoded by the coding sequence ATGGAGGAACGGGAACCCAATCGGGTTGCGGTGGTCATCACCGGATTTACTATGCTCCTGTTGACAATTGCGTTGATCGTGTTTTCCGAGCATGGATATCATGCTACGGTCAGCGCCTTAAAGCTGTTTTTTGAAGTGGTCTTTCCCTCATTGTTGCCATTTTTCATTCTGTCGGATGTGTTGCTGTCGACGGGGATGGTACATTACCTTGGCGTATATTTTGAACCTTTAATGCGCCCGCTATTTAATGTCCCAGGAGTTGGATCGTTTGTTTTTTCGATGGGGCTCGCGGCCGGATATCCCATGGATGCTGTGCTAACGGCAAAATTTCGTCGGCAGGAATTATGCACCAAAATCGAAGGGGAGCGGTTGTTGGCTTTCAGCAATAGTGCAGACCCTTTATTCTTATTTGGAGCGGTCGCGGTAGGATTATTCGGTCAGCCGGATTTAGGCGCGGTACTGGCATTAGCTCATTATTCCTCGGTGATTATGGTGGGTTTGACGTATCGATTTTATGGGCGCCGGCACGATAAACCCATTTCGGACGAGGGGATTGTTCTCCGGGGAATCCATAAACGGGCATTAGATGCGATGATGCGGGGACGAAAAGAAGACGGCAGACCATATGGTCAAGTCATTAATGAAGCCATCTCCGAATCGATGGGAACGTTGTTTATGATCATGAGTTTTATGGTGCTCTTTGCAGTCCTTTTACGTGTTTTAACACAGAGTGGACTGATGGTGATTTTGACCACACCCTTTCAAGCACTGTTTCATCTTTTAGGGTTGTCACCTAATCTGGTTCCAGCTGCCGTTCAAGGATTTTTTGAAATCGATTTAGGATCAGCTGCGGCTGTCCATGCTTCGGCCCCTTTGCTGCAACAACTCATTTTGGTGTCGGCCATTGTGGCCTGGTCAGGGTTGTCGGTACATGGGCAAGTTGCGTCGGTGTTGGCCGACACCGATATTTCGATGAAACCGTATTTTTTGGCCCGGTTTCTTCATGCCGTCTACGCAGGGATTATGACCATGGTGTTTTTTAAGCCCGTTGAGGCGACTTTGGGACAGTTTACCCTCCCAGCATTTGCCGATCGAGATTTTCTCATTATGGCTCCCACTGCGCCGACAATGTTAGATGCCTTTCATGTCACAATGTTGGTTATGGTGGTGACGTTGATGAGTCTGGCTCTGGGGGTGGTGATGGTTAGTTTGTTGCGTTTTGTCCGCTTAAGATGGCTCATGCGTTTTCGTTAA
- a CDS encoding NRAMP family divalent metal transporter — translation MRTNVIIYYGDFMELQRSAISNGMPKTTWQWLKLLGPGIIVMLADTDAGSVVTAAQSGAQFGASLLIPDILLIGVLYLVQEMTVRLGLVTGQGHGELIEKYFGRKWASLSVLTLFLSAVGALVTEYAGIATVGQLLGASKFWFVPLVALALISAAFLGKYRRAERFGIILGLLELAFIPAAFFGLFKGVGNVKSIWILPFGHEDFAWMVAANVGAVVMPWMIFFQQQAVSDSGLTPEQLKIARRDTLLGAVLTQTVMIAVMLTAAEAFPHHHTLTSIASLAQTLVPLLGHSAIIIFGAGLFGASTVAALVVSLAGAWGMAEVFGWKHSLNSDFKETPQFHIIYAVSHVIAVIFVLVAIHFVSLSIDVEIMNAMLLPIVLGFLIALEYRALPHHWKMSHRRRVLVIITSIVTILLGLLTL, via the coding sequence ATGAGAACGAATGTCATTATCTATTATGGAGATTTTATGGAACTTCAACGATCAGCGATAAGCAATGGAATGCCAAAAACAACATGGCAATGGCTAAAGCTTTTGGGGCCAGGAATTATTGTAATGCTGGCGGATACCGATGCGGGCAGTGTAGTGACCGCAGCCCAATCGGGAGCGCAGTTTGGAGCGTCTTTGCTCATTCCCGATATTTTGCTGATTGGGGTCTTGTACCTTGTTCAAGAAATGACAGTACGGTTAGGATTGGTTACGGGACAGGGACATGGAGAATTAATCGAAAAATATTTTGGCCGCAAATGGGCCAGTTTATCGGTTTTGACGTTATTTTTGAGCGCGGTGGGCGCCTTAGTCACTGAGTACGCGGGCATTGCGACTGTTGGTCAACTTTTAGGTGCCAGTAAATTCTGGTTTGTTCCTTTGGTAGCCTTAGCATTGATTAGTGCGGCTTTCTTGGGTAAATACCGGCGAGCAGAACGTTTTGGCATTATTTTAGGTTTATTAGAATTGGCTTTTATTCCTGCTGCATTTTTCGGATTATTCAAGGGCGTCGGCAACGTTAAGAGTATTTGGATTTTACCCTTTGGTCATGAAGATTTTGCCTGGATGGTTGCGGCCAACGTAGGCGCTGTCGTGATGCCATGGATGATTTTCTTTCAGCAGCAAGCGGTATCTGATAGTGGTTTGACCCCTGAGCAGTTAAAAATCGCCCGGCGAGATACATTGCTTGGGGCGGTACTCACCCAAACCGTGATGATTGCGGTGATGTTGACCGCAGCAGAGGCATTTCCCCACCATCATACGTTAACCTCAATCGCCTCTCTGGCGCAAACCCTGGTGCCTTTATTAGGTCACAGTGCGATTATCATCTTTGGGGCGGGACTTTTCGGGGCCAGTACGGTAGCCGCCCTGGTGGTCTCGTTGGCAGGAGCATGGGGAATGGCGGAAGTTTTTGGCTGGAAACATAGTCTTAATAGTGATTTTAAAGAGACACCTCAGTTTCATATTATTTATGCCGTCTCGCACGTGATTGCGGTCATATTTGTCTTGGTCGCCATTCACTTTGTGTCACTAAGCATCGATGTAGAAATTATGAATGCCATGTTATTGCCGATCGTCTTGGGATTTTTGATTGCCTTGGAATACCGGGCATTGCCGCACCACTGGAAAATGAGTCATCGCCGCCGGGTACTTGTCATTATCACCAGTATTGTTACGATATTGCTGGGGTTATTAACGCTCTAG
- a CDS encoding AbrB/MazE/SpoVT family DNA-binding domain-containing protein — MQVRKVFKAGNSFAVSIPSEWVRQMNLEDQLVELLRNDRGEIIVKPLREASPDITPDFAQALDSFMSEYADVLRRLADR, encoded by the coding sequence ATGCAAGTCCGCAAAGTCTTTAAGGCCGGCAATAGTTTTGCCGTGTCGATTCCTTCTGAATGGGTACGCCAGATGAACCTCGAAGATCAGCTCGTGGAACTGCTGCGAAACGACCGGGGAGAAATTATTGTGAAACCCTTGCGGGAGGCGTCGCCAGATATTACACCGGACTTCGCGCAGGCCCTCGATAGCTTTATGTCTGAATATGCTGATGTTTTACGGCGATTGGCTGACCGATGA
- a CDS encoding zinc ribbon domain-containing protein, with amino-acid sequence MCSVCGYRMAQMLLSVRKWTCPACGMYHDLDINAANNLRQVAESSMGSRPSIPA; translated from the coding sequence ATCTGTTCCGTGTGTGGATATCGCATGGCACAAATGCTCTTATCGGTGCGGAAATGGACGTGTCCGGCGTGTGGGATGTATCACGACCTGGACATCAATGCGGCGAACAATTTACGACAAGTGGCCGAGAGTTCGATGGGCAGCCGCCCATCCATTCCTGCCTGA
- a CDS encoding type II toxin-antitoxin system death-on-curing family toxin: MRYLTIQEVLFIHFQVIDRFGGMHGVLNLGGLESAVARPLATMGGDDLYASMLEKAAVLLHSLVLNHPFQDGNKRTAFTALGLFLHYNGMALDVSSTDAENFVVNVADKHVDVETIVEWLQSHTRSTNN, encoded by the coding sequence ATGAGGTACCTGACCATCCAGGAAGTCCTCTTCATTCACTTTCAAGTGATTGACCGATTCGGGGGCATGCATGGGGTATTGAATCTGGGAGGACTCGAATCAGCGGTCGCCCGACCATTGGCGACGATGGGGGGAGACGACCTCTATGCCTCCATGCTCGAAAAAGCCGCCGTACTCCTGCACTCGTTGGTTCTGAACCATCCGTTTCAAGACGGTAATAAGCGGACCGCCTTTACCGCGTTGGGTTTGTTCCTGCATTACAACGGCATGGCGCTTGATGTCTCAAGCACAGATGCGGAGAACTTCGTTGTAAACGTAGCGGACAAGCATGTGGACGTGGAGACGATCGTGGAATGGCTTCAATCTCATACCCGTTCGACAAACAATTAA
- a CDS encoding glucose-6-phosphate isomerase family protein, producing MFDLTTHLGIPFSWTGHLDDPLYPLIDAGYDHHVARSLEELRPFLEDPDAKGPLYVYHVYEGVHLKSEQEEFRRLGFGVDVTMLWPGCLTWEWSKTAGHIHTGVHRSDLFGELVEVVHGEALFLLQAANHDRISEILLISAAKGDWVMIPPGYSHVSMNTGQDVLALTFVHAQDIYLDYEDLARHRGAGLWIGPEGSRLNPSYAEIGVIRELRARDLIKNPVNVPLYQLIGQQPDKFRFLVDPQVPSPWV from the coding sequence TTGTTTGATTTAACAACGCATTTAGGGATTCCTTTTTCGTGGACGGGACATTTGGACGATCCGCTCTACCCGTTAATTGATGCGGGATATGACCATCATGTTGCCCGAAGTTTGGAAGAACTGCGGCCGTTTTTAGAAGATCCGGATGCCAAGGGTCCTTTATATGTTTACCATGTTTATGAAGGTGTACATCTGAAAAGTGAACAAGAAGAATTTCGGCGTTTAGGTTTTGGGGTGGATGTGACCATGTTGTGGCCCGGCTGTTTAACCTGGGAATGGAGTAAGACGGCTGGACACATTCATACAGGCGTTCACCGCTCAGATCTATTTGGAGAATTGGTGGAAGTGGTTCATGGCGAGGCATTATTTTTGCTTCAAGCGGCGAATCACGACCGCATTTCGGAAATTTTGCTGATTTCTGCCGCCAAAGGCGACTGGGTTATGATCCCGCCGGGTTATAGTCATGTGAGCATGAACACGGGGCAAGACGTGTTGGCCTTGACGTTTGTCCATGCGCAAGATATCTATTTGGATTATGAAGATCTGGCACGCCACCGCGGCGCCGGATTATGGATTGGACCGGAAGGATCCCGGCTCAATCCAAGTTATGCCGAAATTGGCGTGATTCGTGAACTCCGTGCGCGCGATCTGATCAAGAATCCCGTGAATGTGCCATTATATCAATTAATTGGTCAACAACCGGATAAGTTTCGTTTTCTTGTTGATCCCCAAGTGCCATCGCCGTGGGTGTAA
- a CDS encoding NRAMP family divalent metal transporter: MMSKKNVSAATRVFDDARIRAEDQARVAALRQSPSWTKRLLLLLTLVGPGILVMIADNDAGGVITYAQTGATYGIGFFIPALVIGGLIAYVVQEMTVRLGAVTHRGHAEMIWGRYGAFWGWFSLVDLVIANVLTLITEFIGITVGMSVFGVPPVFSALGGLILDAAILLVLRYRTWERVSLWIAAGNLIFIPLALMAHPDWNKVVGAFSHWQVPGGFTAAFLFVVLANFGTTIAPWMLFFQQSSVVDKGLTVQDIRHGQFDTALGAFAMVVVAVALVVLTGTIAYGHPGAANYNIQQIMQLIGQHLGRVGQDLFALGLVEAGIIAAIALTASTSWAMGEAFHWPKSINLPVREAWRFYVPGLLSATIAAAIVLIPNAPLGFLNLTVQVVASIFMPAALLFLLLLLNDREIMGDYVNRKWQNLSAYAIVGLLVILNGLYGVSVVFPHLFQ; the protein is encoded by the coding sequence ATGATGTCGAAAAAGAATGTGTCTGCAGCCACCCGGGTCTTCGATGATGCACGAATTCGTGCAGAGGATCAGGCACGTGTGGCGGCTTTGCGTCAATCTCCGAGTTGGACAAAACGGCTTCTCCTATTATTAACGCTAGTTGGCCCCGGTATTCTTGTCATGATTGCAGACAATGATGCCGGTGGTGTAATTACCTATGCCCAAACTGGGGCAACCTATGGGATTGGGTTTTTCATCCCGGCCCTAGTTATTGGGGGCTTGATTGCTTATGTCGTCCAAGAAATGACGGTACGACTGGGCGCGGTGACTCACCGTGGCCATGCTGAAATGATTTGGGGACGGTATGGAGCGTTTTGGGGTTGGTTTTCCCTGGTGGATTTAGTGATCGCGAATGTGTTGACGTTGATTACCGAATTCATCGGGATTACCGTAGGTATGTCCGTTTTTGGTGTGCCGCCGGTTTTCAGTGCGTTAGGTGGACTCATTTTAGATGCGGCTATTTTGTTGGTCTTGCGTTACCGGACATGGGAACGGGTGTCTTTGTGGATTGCGGCAGGGAATTTAATCTTTATTCCCTTAGCTTTAATGGCACATCCTGATTGGAACAAGGTCGTGGGAGCTTTTAGTCATTGGCAAGTTCCCGGTGGTTTTACCGCAGCCTTTTTGTTTGTGGTGTTGGCCAATTTTGGGACGACGATTGCACCTTGGATGTTATTTTTCCAACAGTCGTCTGTCGTTGATAAAGGATTGACCGTTCAAGATATCCGCCATGGTCAGTTTGATACGGCACTGGGAGCCTTTGCTATGGTGGTGGTGGCCGTGGCGCTGGTAGTCTTAACCGGGACGATTGCTTATGGTCACCCCGGAGCAGCCAATTACAACATTCAGCAAATTATGCAATTGATTGGGCAGCATCTAGGCCGTGTTGGGCAAGATCTCTTTGCTTTGGGGTTGGTCGAGGCGGGAATAATTGCAGCCATTGCCTTGACGGCTAGCACATCGTGGGCTATGGGCGAAGCATTTCATTGGCCGAAGAGCATTAACCTGCCAGTTCGTGAGGCATGGCGGTTTTATGTCCCGGGGCTATTAAGTGCGACCATTGCTGCAGCGATTGTTTTGATACCGAATGCGCCATTGGGATTTTTAAACTTGACTGTTCAAGTCGTTGCCTCGATCTTTATGCCAGCTGCCCTGTTGTTTCTCTTGTTGCTCCTTAATGACCGGGAAATTATGGGTGATTATGTCAATCGCAAGTGGCAAAATCTTTCGGCCTACGCCATTGTTGGATTGCTCGTTATTCTCAATGGTCTTTATGGGGTATCAGTCGTTTTCCCACATCTATTTCAATGA